The following coding sequences lie in one Glycine soja cultivar W05 chromosome 16, ASM419377v2, whole genome shotgun sequence genomic window:
- the LOC114388982 gene encoding MLP-like protein 43, with protein sequence MVLKGKVITELEIRSPAAKFFNAYARQLHNLPNIVDNVHEGQLHEGDWHGIGSVKSWTFTTEGKVTTYKESIEAIDDEKKSVSFNIFDGDVGEDYKNFKLHLHLIDKEEGGAITVWTIEYEKLNEDTKPPYRFLDIINLATKDIDAHALKA encoded by the exons ATGGTGCTAAAGGGTAAAGTGATTACAGAACTTGAGATCCGATCACCTGCTGCCAAGTTCTTCAATGCTTATGCAAGGCAACTTCACAATTTGCCGAACATTGTTGACAATGTACATGAGGGCCAGTTGCATGAAGGTGATTGGCATGGCATTGGCTCTGTGAAGAGCTGGACTTTTACCACAG AAGGGAAAGTTACTACATATAAGGAGAGCATTGAAGCTATAGATGATGAGAAAAAGTCAGTATCATTCAACATCTTCGATGGAGACGTTGGTGAGGATTACAAGAATTTTAAGCTCCACTTGCATTTGATTGATAAGGAGGAAGGTGGTGCTATCACTGTATGGACTATTGAATATGAGAAGCTGAATGAAGATACTAAACCTCCATATCGCTTCTTGGACATTATCAACCTTGCTACTAAAGATATTGATGCCCATGCTCTGAAGGCGTAG